A window from Aquabacterium sp. NJ1 encodes these proteins:
- a CDS encoding bifunctional (p)ppGpp synthetase/guanosine-3',5'-bis(diphosphate) 3'-pyrophosphohydrolase, giving the protein MKTGLLNPVTSNADAPAHAPIVELAEMAPGVDAGDPQPGGSLPDQLLAKARAFAEPLLTGQRFDTGEEALHHADGVSFILHGIGAPPSLRAVAYLVYASEYLNQPEEVVTRAFGLDAGGLVAHTRKLVQIQRNARDALGDESEGPLPAEQVERIRKMLLAFSRDLRVVLLRLASRLQTLRHYAESKLPCPRALARESMQVFAPLANRLGIWQIKWELEDLSFRFLMPDAYKDIAKSLHEKRLEREQHIEQVRHQLAQAMHDAGIHAQVQGRPKHLYSIWKKMQGKGLSIDKVFDIRALRVIVDDVPACYAALSRVHEVWHPVADEFSDYIARPKPNGYQSLHTIVKDEQGRFIEVQIRTQAMHDHAESGVAAHWAYKEAGTKGYAGVQAAGDFESRVAEARKTVLRQLLAWERDLAAADGEQQGAAGSGLFEDRIYVFTPGGEIIDLPAGATPIDFAYALHTNLGHRCRGAKVDGAMVPLNTALQSGQTIEIVSIKDGGPSMDWLNADLGYVRSHRARSKVRAWFNALAQQACIARGREAVEKLLQREGKTATKLEDLAASLGFRNADALFDVVGKDEYSLRNIEQHLRPAEPEPDPDEFLAHRLSKGDAKLGGGQGRGVLVVGMDSLLTQLARCCKPAPPDAIGGFVTRGKGVAVHRVDCSNFRQMAGRHGERVIPVAWGRQASADSAQYAVDLLVEGHDRTGLLRDVCDVLAQGKIHVLSLHSQVARERITITLTVQTADTARLGAMLAKVSQINGVLRARRK; this is encoded by the coding sequence ATGAAAACTGGTCTCCTGAACCCGGTCACATCGAACGCCGATGCCCCCGCGCATGCCCCCATCGTGGAGTTGGCCGAGATGGCGCCGGGCGTCGATGCGGGTGATCCTCAGCCCGGCGGTTCGCTGCCTGATCAACTGCTGGCCAAGGCACGTGCATTTGCCGAACCCTTGCTCACCGGCCAACGTTTCGACACGGGCGAAGAGGCGCTGCACCATGCGGATGGCGTGAGCTTCATCCTGCATGGCATTGGTGCGCCGCCGTCCTTGAGGGCTGTCGCGTATCTGGTCTATGCCAGCGAGTACCTGAACCAGCCAGAAGAAGTGGTGACTCGCGCCTTTGGGCTGGATGCCGGCGGTCTGGTGGCCCACACGCGCAAGCTGGTGCAGATCCAGCGCAATGCGCGCGACGCATTAGGCGATGAGTCAGAGGGGCCTTTGCCGGCCGAGCAAGTCGAGCGCATCCGCAAGATGCTGCTGGCCTTTTCGCGTGACCTGCGGGTGGTGCTGTTGCGTCTGGCTTCGCGCCTGCAGACCTTGCGGCACTACGCTGAAAGCAAGCTGCCTTGCCCGCGAGCCTTGGCGCGCGAATCCATGCAGGTGTTCGCGCCGCTGGCCAACCGCCTGGGCATCTGGCAGATCAAATGGGAGCTGGAAGACCTGTCCTTCCGCTTCCTGATGCCCGATGCGTACAAGGACATCGCCAAGTCGCTGCACGAAAAGCGGCTGGAGCGCGAGCAACACATCGAGCAGGTGCGCCATCAACTGGCCCAGGCCATGCACGACGCGGGCATCCATGCGCAGGTGCAGGGCCGCCCCAAGCACCTCTACAGCATCTGGAAGAAGATGCAGGGCAAGGGCTTGTCCATCGACAAGGTGTTCGACATCCGTGCGCTGCGCGTGATCGTCGATGACGTACCCGCGTGTTATGCGGCGCTCAGCCGCGTGCACGAGGTCTGGCACCCCGTGGCCGACGAGTTCTCGGATTACATCGCCCGACCCAAGCCCAACGGCTACCAGTCCCTGCACACCATCGTCAAGGATGAACAGGGGCGCTTCATCGAGGTGCAGATCCGTACGCAGGCCATGCACGACCATGCCGAGAGTGGCGTGGCGGCGCACTGGGCCTACAAGGAAGCCGGCACCAAAGGTTATGCCGGTGTGCAGGCGGCCGGCGATTTCGAAAGCCGCGTGGCCGAGGCGCGCAAGACCGTGCTGCGCCAACTGCTGGCATGGGAACGCGACCTGGCCGCCGCGGACGGCGAGCAGCAAGGCGCCGCAGGCAGCGGCCTGTTCGAAGACCGCATCTATGTGTTCACACCCGGTGGCGAGATCATCGACCTGCCGGCCGGTGCCACGCCCATCGACTTCGCCTACGCGCTGCACACGAACCTGGGCCACCGTTGTCGCGGCGCCAAGGTCGACGGTGCCATGGTGCCCTTGAACACGGCCTTGCAAAGCGGCCAGACCATCGAGATCGTGTCCATCAAGGATGGCGGCCCCTCCATGGACTGGCTCAATGCCGACCTGGGTTATGTGCGCAGCCACCGTGCGCGCTCCAAGGTACGGGCCTGGTTCAATGCGCTGGCGCAGCAAGCCTGCATTGCGCGGGGCCGCGAGGCCGTTGAAAAGCTGTTGCAGCGCGAAGGCAAAACCGCCACCAAACTGGAAGATCTGGCTGCCAGCCTGGGCTTTCGCAACGCCGATGCGCTGTTCGACGTGGTGGGCAAGGACGAGTACTCCTTGCGCAACATCGAGCAGCATCTGCGCCCGGCCGAGCCTGAGCCCGACCCCGACGAGTTCCTGGCCCACCGCCTGTCAAAGGGCGATGCCAAACTGGGCGGCGGGCAAGGCCGTGGGGTGCTCGTGGTCGGCATGGATTCGTTGCTCACGCAACTCGCGCGTTGCTGCAAGCCCGCCCCCCCTGACGCCATCGGCGGTTTCGTGACCCGTGGCAAGGGCGTGGCCGTACACCGGGTGGATTGCAGCAACTTCAGGCAGATGGCCGGGCGCCATGGCGAGCGCGTCATCCCGGTCGCATGGGGTCGTCAAGCCTCTGCCGATTCCGCGCAATATGCCGTGGACCTGCTGGTGGAGGGGCACGACCGCACAGGCCTGCTGCGCGATGTGTGTGATGTGCTGGCACAGGGCAAGATCCATGTGCTGTCGCTGCACAGCCAGGTGGCGCGAGAACGCATCACCATCACCCTCACGGTGCAGACCGCGGACACGGCCCGGCTCGGCGCCATGTTGGCGAAAGTGTCACAAATCAACGGTGTCTTGCGCGCACGCAGAAAATGA
- a CDS encoding alpha/beta fold hydrolase produces MTSTQIDTSAVSAIEPVLKYVTCPGASKTDAQTHRMAYWQWGDESNPRILVCVHGLSRQGRDFDSVARSLCDQYQVICPDVVGRGHSDWLADPKGYQVFSYVSDMVALMQQLRAQVKATAPLDIDWVGTSMGGLIGLGFSTLPAEVSGVKLHKFVLNDVGPKLRYEAMVRIGEYLGQPMRFDNEQQAADYLWSISTGFGPHTPEQWLALSRPLLRPAPDGQGLVLHYDPALAEPFKTITEESAVSGEAMLWQVYDALKCPVLLLRGKNSDLLDTDTATSMTQRGPKAQLIEFEGVGHAPMLNNPTQLEPLKKFLLA; encoded by the coding sequence ATGACCAGCACTCAAATCGACACATCAGCCGTATCCGCCATCGAGCCGGTCCTCAAATATGTGACCTGCCCTGGTGCGAGCAAGACGGATGCCCAGACGCACCGCATGGCTTACTGGCAGTGGGGTGATGAGTCCAATCCGCGCATCCTCGTCTGTGTGCATGGCCTGAGCCGCCAGGGCAGGGACTTCGACAGCGTGGCGCGCAGCCTGTGCGACCAGTATCAAGTCATCTGCCCGGATGTGGTGGGCCGTGGTCATTCGGACTGGCTGGCGGACCCGAAGGGCTACCAGGTGTTCTCGTATGTGTCGGACATGGTTGCCTTGATGCAACAGTTGCGCGCGCAGGTCAAAGCCACGGCACCACTGGACATCGACTGGGTGGGCACATCCATGGGCGGTCTGATCGGCCTGGGTTTCTCGACCTTGCCGGCGGAAGTCAGTGGTGTGAAGCTGCACAAGTTCGTGCTCAACGACGTAGGCCCCAAGCTGCGCTATGAAGCCATGGTGCGCATTGGCGAATACCTGGGCCAGCCCATGCGCTTTGACAACGAGCAACAGGCCGCCGATTACCTCTGGAGCATCTCGACGGGCTTTGGCCCCCACACTCCCGAGCAATGGCTGGCCTTGTCTCGCCCCTTGCTGCGCCCCGCGCCCGATGGCCAGGGCCTGGTGCTGCACTACGACCCGGCCCTGGCCGAGCCCTTCAAGACCATCACGGAAGAAAGCGCGGTCAGCGGCGAGGCCATGTTGTGGCAGGTGTATGACGCGCTGAAGTGCCCCGTGCTGTTGCTGCGCGGCAAGAACTCGGACTTGCTGGATACCGACACCGCCACATCCATGACCCAACGTGGCCCCAAGGCGCAATTGATCGAATTCGAAGGCGTGGGCCACGCCCCGATGTTGAACAACCCGACTCAACTCGAACCCCTGAAGAAGTTCCTGCTTGCATGA
- a CDS encoding 3-hydroxybutyrate dehydrogenase, with protein sequence MLKGKTALVTGSTSGIGLGIAEKLAAQGANIILNGFGDVEAPKASVMAAGQAHGIKVGYNGADMSKPAEIEALFAYAQAEFGGIDILVNNAGIQFVANVENFPIEKWDAIIAINLSSAFHTMRLAVPGMRAKNWGRIINLASAHGLVASAGKSAYVAAKHGLLGLTKAVALETATTGVTVNAICPGWVLTPLVQKQIDDRAAKEGISVDQAKKELLGEKQPSLQFVTPEQLGDLAVFMCSPGADNVRGVAWNVDGGWVAQ encoded by the coding sequence ATGTTGAAAGGAAAAACCGCCCTCGTGACTGGATCCACCAGCGGGATCGGTCTGGGGATTGCCGAAAAGCTGGCCGCCCAAGGCGCCAACATCATTCTGAACGGATTTGGCGATGTCGAGGCGCCCAAGGCTTCTGTCATGGCCGCAGGCCAGGCCCATGGCATCAAGGTAGGCTACAACGGGGCAGACATGTCCAAGCCGGCCGAGATCGAAGCCCTGTTCGCCTATGCCCAGGCCGAGTTCGGTGGCATCGACATCCTGGTCAACAACGCGGGCATCCAGTTCGTGGCTAATGTCGAGAACTTCCCCATCGAAAAGTGGGACGCCATCATCGCCATCAACCTGAGCTCGGCCTTCCACACCATGCGTCTGGCCGTGCCCGGCATGCGCGCCAAGAACTGGGGGCGCATCATCAACCTGGCCTCGGCACATGGCCTGGTGGCCTCAGCGGGCAAGTCGGCCTATGTGGCGGCCAAGCACGGCCTGCTGGGTCTGACCAAGGCGGTGGCGCTGGAGACAGCGACCACGGGCGTCACCGTCAACGCCATCTGCCCCGGCTGGGTGCTCACGCCACTGGTGCAAAAACAGATCGATGACCGCGCCGCAAAGGAAGGCATCTCCGTGGATCAGGCCAAGAAGGAACTGCTGGGTGAAAAGCAACCTTCGCTGCAGTTCGTCACGCCAGAGCAACTGGGTGACCTGGCCGTGTTCATGTGCTCACCTGGCGCAGACAACGTGCGCGGCGTGGCCTGGAACGTGGATGGTGGCTGGGTGGCCCAGTAA
- the mnmC gene encoding FAD-dependent 5-carboxymethylaminomethyl-2-thiouridine(34) oxidoreductase MnmC, whose product MSVLPAALGEISEGYAAGVPYSPLYDDLYHAAVGAWAQARHVFMAGNGLPERWQGRTRFVILETGFGLGNNFLATWAAWRADPQRCDHLVFMSIEKHPLRREDLARVHGLSRQDGGEAATEPLGQPARDLTHEPTREAVVDLNKMSEADRAARLELAKQLVDAWPALTPGMHSLHFDLDEARNGPGQEHPQRISLMLGLGDVADLLPRLIASVDAFYLDGFAPAKNPQMWDEGMLSRLNRLAAPGSTVATWSCARPVRDALTTAGFEVERIQGFAYKPHMLRAVYKPRFTPPLQAGGWQPEPKQEADRHAIIIGAGLAGCAAARALCLEGWRVTLIDQHEAPAMEGSGNPGGMFHSVLHAQDGIHARAHRAAAMATWRLASRWIKEGLLAGQVDGLLRLDGKTTPKQAQDWLTRQALPPDHVQWLDQAQAQAVSGLPVDSAGWLFYQGGWVHPAGMARLMLQSVEGLTRHGQPLLQGVWGQAVGSIQQTEQGDWQVCHHGKVLASAPTLVVCSAMQSAALLDGLPAEQAVHPLPLSAVRGQISQMPLNAHAGFKRTLLPVAGSGYVLALPGGSLLCGATTQHHDADPSVREADHRHNLRQAARLGAVPAWPETAALPAQLQGRTAWRATTPDRLPLVGALPWNQARLASAQTSAQSARRLDQVRLIPRQRGERGGLYALTGLGSRGITWSCLAAELLAHWVTGAPCPVEADLRDALDPARFLVRQVTRGGHAQ is encoded by the coding sequence ATGAGCGTGTTGCCCGCGGCCCTTGGGGAGATCTCCGAGGGCTACGCGGCGGGTGTGCCCTACTCGCCGCTTTACGACGATCTCTACCACGCCGCCGTGGGCGCCTGGGCCCAGGCTCGGCACGTGTTCATGGCCGGCAATGGCTTGCCCGAACGCTGGCAAGGCCGCACCCGTTTCGTGATCCTGGAAACCGGCTTCGGGCTGGGCAACAATTTCCTGGCGACATGGGCGGCCTGGCGCGCGGACCCGCAGCGGTGTGACCATCTCGTCTTCATGTCGATCGAGAAGCACCCCTTGCGTCGCGAAGACCTGGCGCGGGTGCATGGTCTCTCGCGCCAAGACGGTGGCGAGGCCGCCACAGAGCCCCTTGGTCAGCCTGCTCGTGATCTCACGCATGAGCCGACTCGTGAAGCGGTGGTCGACCTCAACAAGATGAGCGAAGCAGACCGGGCGGCACGCCTGGAGCTTGCAAAGCAGCTGGTTGACGCCTGGCCCGCCCTGACGCCAGGCATGCACAGCCTGCATTTCGATCTGGATGAAGCCAGGAATGGGCCAGGGCAAGAGCACCCACAACGTATCAGCCTGATGCTCGGCCTGGGCGATGTGGCTGACTTGCTGCCTCGCCTCATCGCCAGCGTGGATGCTTTTTACCTGGATGGCTTCGCGCCAGCCAAGAACCCGCAGATGTGGGACGAAGGCATGCTGTCGCGCCTGAACCGCCTGGCGGCGCCGGGCAGCACGGTGGCCACCTGGTCCTGTGCCCGGCCGGTTCGTGACGCCTTGACCACGGCCGGCTTCGAGGTGGAGCGCATTCAGGGCTTTGCGTACAAGCCGCACATGCTGCGTGCGGTCTACAAGCCCCGCTTCACGCCGCCGCTGCAAGCCGGTGGCTGGCAACCTGAGCCCAAACAAGAAGCAGATCGCCACGCCATCATCATCGGCGCGGGCCTGGCAGGTTGCGCAGCAGCCCGCGCGCTGTGCCTCGAAGGCTGGCGCGTGACCTTGATCGACCAGCATGAGGCGCCAGCCATGGAGGGTTCGGGCAACCCGGGCGGCATGTTCCACAGCGTGCTGCATGCGCAAGACGGTATCCATGCGCGGGCTCACCGAGCGGCGGCCATGGCCACCTGGCGGCTGGCGTCAAGGTGGATCAAAGAAGGGCTTCTGGCCGGCCAGGTGGATGGCCTGCTCCGGCTCGACGGCAAAACCACCCCGAAACAGGCGCAGGACTGGCTCACGCGCCAAGCCCTGCCACCCGACCATGTGCAATGGCTGGATCAGGCCCAGGCACAAGCCGTGTCGGGGCTGCCGGTCGACAGTGCGGGCTGGCTGTTTTACCAAGGCGGCTGGGTGCACCCTGCGGGCATGGCGCGCTTGATGCTGCAGTCGGTTGAAGGATTGACGCGACATGGCCAACCCCTGCTGCAAGGCGTATGGGGTCAGGCCGTCGGCAGCATCCAGCAGACCGAGCAAGGCGACTGGCAGGTGTGCCACCACGGCAAGGTGCTGGCCTCGGCGCCGACCCTGGTTGTCTGCAGCGCCATGCAGTCCGCCGCCTTGCTCGATGGTTTGCCAGCAGAGCAGGCCGTTCACCCTTTGCCCCTGAGTGCGGTGCGAGGCCAGATCTCGCAGATGCCCTTGAACGCACACGCGGGTTTCAAGCGCACCTTGCTGCCCGTGGCCGGCAGCGGCTATGTGCTGGCTCTGCCTGGTGGCAGCTTGTTGTGTGGCGCCACCACCCAACACCACGACGCCGACCCCAGCGTGCGCGAAGCCGACCACCGCCACAACCTGCGTCAGGCCGCGCGGCTGGGCGCCGTGCCGGCCTGGCCCGAAACTGCCGCCCTGCCCGCACAGTTGCAAGGCCGCACCGCCTGGCGTGCCACCACACCTGACCGGCTCCCGCTGGTGGGGGCCCTGCCCTGGAACCAGGCTCGGCTCGCGTCTGCGCAAACATCTGCACAATCAGCCCGACGCCTGGACCAGGTCCGCCTGATTCCGCGCCAGCGCGGGGAACGTGGCGGGTTGTATGCGCTGACGGGCCTGGGCTCGCGCGGCATCACCTGGAGTTGCCTGGCCGCCGAGCTGCTGGCCCATTGGGTCACCGGCGCGCCCTGCCCTGTGGAGGCTGATCTGCGTGACGCGCTCGACCCCGCTCGCTTCCTCGTGCGCCAGGTGACACGAGGCGGCCACGCGCAGTAA
- a CDS encoding RNA-binding S4 domain-containing protein — MKEDTRPLPGLTDRLRLDKWLWAARFYKTRSLAAEDIDKGRIEVNGQVAKPSRELKAGDRVDIRQGGLTRTIMVRALSTVRGPAPQAQQLYEETAESIARKALFTEQRKLAHEPAESIEQGRPTKRDRRQLADWQRWSASVDE, encoded by the coding sequence ATGAAAGAAGACACCCGCCCCCTGCCCGGATTGACCGACCGCCTGCGCCTGGACAAATGGCTCTGGGCCGCCCGGTTCTACAAGACCCGCAGCCTGGCTGCCGAAGACATCGACAAGGGCCGCATCGAGGTCAACGGCCAGGTGGCCAAGCCGTCTCGCGAGTTGAAGGCGGGTGACCGCGTCGACATCCGCCAGGGCGGCCTGACCCGCACCATCATGGTTCGCGCCCTGAGCACCGTGCGCGGGCCCGCCCCGCAGGCCCAGCAGTTGTACGAAGAAACCGCAGAAAGCATCGCCCGCAAGGCGCTGTTCACGGAGCAACGCAAGCTGGCCCATGAGCCCGCCGAGAGCATCGAGCAAGGTCGCCCCACCAAACGAGACCGCCGCCAGCTCGCGGACTGGCAGCGCTGGTCGGCCAGCGTCGACGAGTAA
- the grpE gene encoding nucleotide exchange factor GrpE, with the protein MSDTSATPEHQAEPGTPGAPEEVGFVPVEQQLAELIAKHAEVSDAYLRAKAEGENIRRRSEEEISKARKFAVESFADSLLPVRDSLEAALATHAAKPDAPVETVIEGVQATLRQLASALERNKVLEINPAAGTKFDPNIHQAISMVPADQEANTVVGVLQKGYSIADRVLRPALVTVAAPK; encoded by the coding sequence ATGAGCGACACGTCTGCCACCCCTGAGCACCAAGCCGAACCCGGTACGCCCGGCGCGCCTGAAGAAGTTGGCTTCGTTCCCGTCGAGCAGCAACTGGCCGAACTGATCGCCAAGCACGCCGAGGTGTCCGACGCCTACCTGCGCGCCAAGGCTGAAGGCGAGAACATCCGCCGCCGTTCGGAAGAAGAGATCAGCAAGGCCCGCAAGTTCGCGGTCGAATCCTTCGCCGACAGCCTGCTGCCCGTGCGCGACAGCCTGGAAGCCGCCCTGGCCACCCACGCCGCCAAGCCCGATGCCCCCGTCGAGACCGTGATCGAAGGCGTGCAGGCCACGCTGCGCCAGCTGGCCTCGGCCCTGGAGCGCAACAAGGTGCTGGAGATCAACCCGGCCGCCGGCACGAAGTTCGACCCCAACATCCACCAGGCCATCAGCATGGTCCCTGCCGACCAGGAAGCCAACACCGTGGTGGGCGTGCTGCAAAAGGGTTACTCCATTGCCGATCGCGTGCTGCGCCCTGCCCTGGTGACGGTGGCTGCACCCAAATAA
- the dnaK gene encoding molecular chaperone DnaK: MGKIIGIDLGTTNSCVAIMEGNTTKVIENSEGARTTPSIIAYQEDGEVLVGASAKRQAVTNPKNTLYAVKRLIGRKFTEKEVQKDIDLMPYTIAAADNGDAWVEVRGKKLAPPQVSAEVLRKMKKTAEDYLGEEVTEAVITVPAYFNDAQRQATKDAGRIAGLEVKRIINEPTAAALAFGLDKHGAGDRKIAVYDLGGGTFDVSIIEIADVDGEKQFEVLSTNGDTFLGGEDFDQRIIDFIISEFKKEQGVDLSKDVLALQRLKEAAEKAKIELSSNSQTDVNLPYITADATGPKHLNVKLTRAKLESLVEELIERTIAPCRMAIKDAGVSVGDIQDVILVGGMTRMPKVQEKVKEFFGKEPRKDVNPDEAVAVGAAVQGQVLAGDRTDVLLLDVTPLSLGIETLGGVMTKMISKNTTIPTKFAQTFSTADDSQPAVTIKVFQGEREMASGNKMLGEFNLEGIPPAPRGVPQIEVAFDIDANGILHVSAKDKGTGKENKITIKANSGLSEDEIQKMVKDAELNAAEDKKKLELVQAKNQGDGLVHSVRKSLTEYGDKLDAGEKDKIEAAIKDVEEALKGEDKDDIEAKTNALMTASQKLGEKMYADMQAQGAAGAAGAEGAAGAEQAKPADDNVVDAEFKEVKKD, translated from the coding sequence ATGGGCAAGATCATTGGTATCGACCTGGGCACCACCAACTCGTGCGTGGCCATCATGGAAGGCAACACCACCAAGGTGATCGAGAACAGCGAAGGTGCACGCACCACGCCGTCGATCATCGCCTACCAGGAAGACGGTGAAGTGCTGGTCGGCGCCTCGGCCAAGCGCCAGGCCGTGACCAACCCCAAGAACACGCTGTACGCGGTGAAGCGCCTGATCGGCCGCAAGTTCACCGAGAAGGAAGTGCAGAAGGACATCGACCTGATGCCCTACACCATCGCGGCTGCCGACAACGGCGACGCCTGGGTGGAAGTGCGCGGCAAGAAGCTGGCGCCCCCTCAAGTGTCGGCCGAAGTGCTGCGCAAGATGAAGAAGACCGCCGAAGACTACCTGGGTGAAGAAGTCACCGAGGCCGTCATCACGGTGCCCGCCTACTTCAACGACGCACAACGTCAGGCCACCAAGGACGCCGGCCGCATCGCCGGTCTGGAAGTCAAGCGCATCATCAACGAACCCACCGCGGCTGCCCTGGCTTTCGGCCTGGACAAGCATGGCGCCGGTGACCGCAAGATCGCTGTGTATGACCTGGGTGGCGGTACGTTCGACGTGTCCATCATCGAAATCGCCGACGTGGACGGCGAAAAGCAGTTCGAAGTGCTGTCGACCAACGGCGACACCTTCCTGGGCGGCGAAGACTTCGACCAGCGCATCATCGACTTCATCATCTCCGAGTTCAAGAAGGAACAAGGCGTTGACCTGTCCAAGGACGTGCTGGCCCTGCAACGCCTGAAGGAAGCTGCTGAAAAGGCCAAGATCGAGCTGTCGAGCAATTCGCAGACCGACGTGAACCTGCCCTACATCACGGCTGACGCCACCGGCCCCAAGCACCTGAACGTCAAGCTGACCCGCGCCAAGCTGGAAAGCCTGGTCGAAGAGCTGATCGAGCGCACCATCGCCCCTTGCCGCATGGCCATCAAGGACGCCGGCGTGTCCGTGGGCGACATCCAGGACGTGATCCTGGTGGGCGGCATGACCCGCATGCCCAAGGTGCAGGAGAAGGTCAAGGAGTTCTTCGGCAAGGAGCCACGCAAGGACGTGAACCCTGACGAAGCCGTGGCCGTGGGCGCCGCCGTGCAAGGCCAGGTGCTGGCTGGTGACCGCACCGACGTGCTGCTGCTGGACGTGACCCCGCTGTCTCTGGGTATCGAAACCCTGGGCGGTGTCATGACCAAGATGATCAGCAAGAACACGACGATCCCCACCAAGTTCGCGCAGACCTTCTCGACCGCCGATGACAGCCAGCCTGCCGTGACCATCAAGGTCTTCCAGGGCGAGCGTGAAATGGCTTCGGGCAACAAGATGCTGGGCGAGTTCAACCTCGAAGGCATCCCGCCCGCACCGCGTGGCGTGCCCCAGATCGAAGTGGCCTTCGACATTGACGCCAACGGCATCCTGCACGTGAGCGCCAAGGACAAGGGCACCGGCAAGGAAAACAAGATCACCATCAAGGCCAACTCGGGTCTGTCGGAAGACGAGATCCAGAAGATGGTCAAGGACGCCGAGCTCAACGCCGCTGAAGACAAGAAGAAGCTCGAACTGGTTCAGGCCAAGAACCAGGGCGACGGTCTGGTCCACAGCGTGCGCAAGTCGCTGACCGAGTACGGCGACAAGCTGGATGCCGGTGAGAAGGACAAGATCGAAGCCGCGATCAAGGACGTCGAAGAAGCCCTCAAGGGTGAAGACAAGGACGACATCGAGGCCAAGACCAATGCCCTGATGACCGCTTCGCAGAAACTGGGCGAGAAGATGTACGCCGACATGCAGGCCCAGGGCGCTGCAGGTGCGGCCGGTGCCGAAGGTGCTGCTGGTGCCGAACAGGCCAAGCCCGCCGACGACAACGTGGTCGACGCCGAGTTCAAGGAAGTCAAGAAGGACTAA
- the dnaJ gene encoding molecular chaperone DnaJ — protein MAKRDFYEVLGLTKGASDEDIKKAYRKLAMKFHPDRNQGDKAKEAEEKFKEAKEAYEMLSDPKKKAAYDQFGHAGVDPNMGGGRGGPEGFGGFADAFGDIFGDIFGQGGGGRRGGGGGPQVYRGSDLSYAMEITLEEAAAGKDTQIRIPAWDECGVCHGSGAKPGTSAKTCPTCNGSGTVHMRQGFFSVQQSCPHCQGTGKVIPDPCTTCNGQGRVKKTKTLEVKIPAGINEGMRIRSAGNGEPGTNGGPPGDLYIEIRIKQHDIFERDGDDLHCSVPVPLTSAALGGNIEVPTLGGKAEIEIPEGTQHGKTFRLRGKGIKGIRSSYPGDLYCHISVETPVKLTEHQRKLLKELDESFRKGGEKHSPNSKSWTDRVKNIFK, from the coding sequence ATGGCAAAACGCGATTTTTACGAAGTCCTCGGGCTCACCAAGGGTGCGTCCGACGAAGACATCAAGAAGGCCTACCGCAAGCTGGCCATGAAGTTCCACCCTGACCGCAACCAGGGTGACAAGGCCAAGGAAGCCGAAGAGAAGTTCAAGGAGGCCAAGGAGGCCTACGAGATGCTCTCGGACCCGAAGAAGAAGGCCGCCTATGACCAGTTCGGCCACGCCGGCGTCGACCCGAACATGGGTGGCGGCCGCGGTGGCCCCGAAGGCTTTGGCGGCTTCGCCGATGCCTTTGGCGACATCTTTGGCGACATCTTCGGCCAAGGCGGCGGAGGCCGCCGTGGTGGCGGTGGCGGCCCGCAGGTCTACCGCGGCAGCGACCTGTCCTACGCGATGGAAATCACGCTGGAAGAAGCTGCAGCCGGCAAGGACACGCAGATCCGCATCCCCGCCTGGGACGAGTGCGGCGTGTGTCACGGCTCCGGTGCCAAGCCCGGCACCAGCGCCAAAACCTGCCCGACCTGCAATGGCTCGGGCACCGTCCACATGCGCCAGGGCTTCTTCAGCGTGCAGCAATCCTGCCCGCATTGCCAGGGCACCGGCAAGGTCATCCCCGACCCTTGCACGACCTGCAATGGCCAGGGCCGGGTCAAGAAGACCAAGACGCTGGAAGTCAAGATCCCGGCGGGCATCAACGAAGGCATGCGCATTCGCTCGGCCGGCAACGGCGAGCCGGGCACCAATGGCGGCCCTCCTGGCGACCTGTACATTGAGATCCGCATCAAGCAGCACGACATCTTCGAGCGTGACGGCGATGACCTGCACTGCTCGGTGCCGGTCCCGCTGACCTCGGCCGCGCTGGGCGGCAACATCGAAGTGCCCACGCTGGGCGGCAAAGCGGAAATCGAGATCCCTGAAGGTACGCAGCACGGCAAGACCTTCCGCCTGCGTGGCAAGGGCATCAAGGGCATCCGCTCCAGCTACCCGGGTGATCTGTACTGCCACATCTCGGTGGAGACGCCGGTCAAGCTCACCGAGCACCAGCGCAAGCTGCTCAAGGAACTGGACGAATCCTTCCGCAAAGGGGGCGAGAAGCACTCGCCCAACTCCAAAAGCTGGACGGACCGCGTGAAGAACATCTTCAAGTGA